Proteins co-encoded in one Methanothermobacter sp. genomic window:
- a CDS encoding DUF515 domain-containing protein: MIDKIKGDNNRPPDLRKKGDDDDIKKKVKGLVDKLRGTKKEPSKKPEKRPMPRPRLRVGKKEEKPRLKIPSRPSEKKPGLTPPGKPPSRGIRPKIPEEDQRTLVGAIVFGIIIIIIVASGYYFLVYQPYQQTLQAAKDQKLAEVDAYFKGPLATDPQKQAILAEIDSGQTPEEVLAVDVLGPATKSWRRYQTQEISTKKDRFNRVMVVYNVTEMGSQLESKRIIMKASDAQKIVNEADATVLANMVIQTPDTVAVPIMISRLQAAGGLIGVGSMVDVYLNVNQTGNNTTVTPQETTPRISGATVLAILRAKDSGSVDASILRSQNISVNTMTSGMAMEKKTATDVEQLLRAAAAGGLSEEDIRAILQNYGIRLSDYERAANLGELDATYLVILEVPRDDVPFLIQNMNNIILTVPTQNAPEWMIRELHKIYG, translated from the coding sequence ATGATAGATAAAATAAAAGGCGATAATAATAGGCCTCCAGATCTTCGAAAAAAAGGTGATGACGATGATATCAAGAAAAAAGTGAAAGGTCTAGTGGACAAGCTTAGAGGCACCAAGAAGGAACCATCAAAAAAACCAGAGAAAAGACCCATGCCCAGACCCCGCCTAAGAGTAGGTAAAAAAGAAGAAAAACCTAGATTAAAAATTCCCAGTAGGCCCTCTGAGAAAAAACCTGGTTTAACACCACCCGGGAAGCCTCCTAGTAGGGGTATACGTCCAAAGATCCCGGAAGAAGATCAACGCACCCTCGTAGGAGCCATAGTTTTTGGTATAATAATAATAATTATCGTGGCGAGCGGATACTATTTTCTCGTATATCAACCATACCAGCAGACGCTCCAAGCTGCTAAAGATCAGAAACTAGCTGAAGTAGACGCATACTTTAAGGGGCCGCTCGCAACAGACCCGCAGAAACAGGCAATACTTGCCGAGATAGACAGTGGACAGACACCAGAGGAAGTACTAGCAGTTGATGTGCTCGGACCCGCAACCAAATCTTGGCGCAGATACCAGACCCAAGAAATCAGCACCAAAAAGGACAGATTCAATAGAGTCATGGTAGTGTATAATGTCACAGAGATGGGGAGCCAGTTAGAGTCGAAGAGGATTATAATGAAAGCCTCTGATGCGCAGAAAATAGTGAACGAAGCAGATGCAACAGTACTCGCTAATATGGTGATCCAAACCCCCGATACTGTTGCAGTTCCCATTATGATATCAAGATTACAAGCCGCCGGCGGACTTATAGGTGTCGGTAGCATGGTGGACGTATACCTCAACGTGAACCAGACTGGTAACAACACCACCGTAACTCCCCAAGAGACCACACCGAGGATAAGCGGGGCCACGGTACTCGCAATTCTTAGGGCGAAGGATAGTGGTTCTGTGGATGCTAGTATTTTAAGGTCACAGAATATTTCCGTGAACACAATGACCTCCGGGATGGCAATGGAGAAAAAAACAGCTACTGATGTTGAACAGCTCCTCAGGGCAGCTGCAGCAGGTGGTTTGAGTGAAGAGGATATCAGGGCCATCCTACAGAATTATGGTATAAGATTGTCCGATTATGAAAGAGCCGCGAACCTCGGAGAACTTGACGCCACCTACCTTGTAATATTAGAGGTGCCAAGGGACGATGTACCATTCTTGATACAGAACATGAACAATATAATATTGACTGTCCCGACACAGAACGCGCCGGAATGGATGATCCGTGAATTACATAAAATTTATGGATAA
- a CDS encoding archaetidylserine synthase, with protein sequence MIERKYKIQYYIAVPDLFSIINASLGFLSIIMISEGSMGLACQLMLLAVIFDSIDGWVARRIKREDDEGFGRNVDSLSDIISFGLAPALFIYSTTSFRYINILVSLLIMTCGILRLSRFNIIANVKKDAFIGLPIPVMAVIVSSLYLSGLFNEYLIFIIATLISLIMISSIEYPKITAKNGTIIIILLILTILTGAKLKIVAIALLALVIAYILIPFVRKSLKRGTR encoded by the coding sequence ATGATAGAGAGAAAATATAAGATACAATATTATATTGCGGTTCCTGACCTATTTTCGATTATAAACGCTTCTCTTGGATTCCTATCAATAATAATGATATCAGAGGGGAGCATGGGCCTCGCTTGTCAGTTAATGTTACTTGCGGTTATTTTTGATTCCATTGACGGATGGGTTGCTCGCAGAATAAAAAGAGAAGATGATGAAGGTTTTGGGAGGAATGTTGACTCCCTTTCAGATATTATCTCATTTGGTCTGGCCCCAGCACTTTTCATATATTCCACAACAAGTTTTCGATACATTAATATATTAGTTAGTCTCCTAATAATGACATGTGGGATATTAAGGCTTTCAAGATTCAATATAATTGCAAATGTCAAAAAGGATGCCTTCATCGGCTTACCAATACCAGTAATGGCTGTCATTGTTTCCTCCCTCTACCTTAGCGGTCTTTTCAATGAATATCTCATATTCATCATAGCAACTCTGATATCACTCATAATGATAAGTTCCATAGAATATCCAAAAATCACCGCGAAAAACGGGACAATAATAATTATACTACTGATACTCACCATACTCACAGGGGCAAAACTCAAAATAGTCGCCATAGCACTCCTCGCATTGGTAATAGCATACATATTAATCCCATTCGTCCGAAAAAGCTTAAAAAGGGGTACAAGATGA
- a CDS encoding archaetidylserine decarboxylase: protein MLVKGSSKKFGILLTCSILLFLLGYYIITFFILSFLAFLIQFFRDPQRKTPNSQGIIVAAADGRILSGKIDRIEVIDSSYPLLDKITDDDEAILVSTFMSPFDVHVNRAPISGKVIHTSYYPGKFKIAKGKILTENEKNLMVIEGKYGRVGIIQIAGFIARRIIQYVNVGEKVKIGTRIGMIRFGSRVDLIIPKDCEILVDIGSKPKAGETIIARFPHSKKRGL, encoded by the coding sequence ATGCTTGTGAAAGGATCCTCCAAAAAATTTGGGATACTCTTAACATGCTCCATCCTCCTCTTTCTCCTAGGATATTATATCATAACGTTCTTCATCCTATCATTTTTAGCCTTTTTAATACAATTCTTCAGGGACCCACAGCGGAAAACACCAAACTCACAAGGTATAATAGTGGCAGCTGCTGATGGGAGGATACTATCAGGGAAAATAGACAGAATAGAAGTGATAGACTCCTCCTATCCATTATTAGATAAAATAACAGATGATGATGAGGCCATCCTTGTAAGCACATTCATGTCCCCCTTTGATGTGCATGTTAACAGGGCCCCCATCAGCGGGAAGGTCATCCATACTAGTTATTATCCTGGAAAATTCAAAATAGCGAAGGGTAAAATTTTAACAGAAAATGAGAAAAATTTAATGGTCATCGAAGGTAAATATGGTAGAGTGGGAATCATCCAGATAGCAGGTTTCATAGCTAGGAGGATAATACAATATGTAAATGTGGGTGAAAAAGTGAAAATTGGAACCAGGATAGGCATGATCCGTTTCGGGTCCCGGGTGGATCTTATAATACCCAAGGATTGCGAAATTTTAGTTGATATCGGATCAAAGCCCAAGGCAGGGGAGACAATAATAGCACGATTCCCACATAGTAAAAAGAGAGGTTTATAG
- a CDS encoding rod shape-determining protein, translating to MFSFRKKEKGKKEESKTVTGTLGIDLGTLNTVIAKPSGDKFDIYKIPSVVAVKKDDPSYVLAVGEEAKKMLGRTPEDIVAVRPLRKGVVESVAQAEALIIHAIEMGAGDISEIERIVIGIPGNASEVERNAVEEIGKRAGVKYILVISEGLAAAIGAGLPIAEASGTMVIDIGAGSSDIVVISLGGITDIETVRVGGDDIDENIVELVKEKHNVEIGLHEAERAKIEVGMVHSKTEFENEKTTVIGKCMETNKPKEVEIDSKLVADAAEPVITKVIDAISKVLERLSPELISGVYKRTILVGGTSLLRGLKERIYEEVGIPAEVSEDPMTVVAKGTAIVAAEPRALEPEVRLKAMK from the coding sequence ATGTTTTCATTTAGAAAAAAGGAAAAAGGAAAAAAAGAGGAAAGTAAGACAGTCACAGGAACCCTTGGTATAGATTTAGGGACGCTAAATACTGTGATAGCTAAGCCATCAGGGGATAAATTTGATATTTATAAAATACCTTCAGTAGTCGCCGTGAAAAAGGATGACCCATCTTATGTCCTTGCGGTGGGTGAAGAAGCGAAAAAGATGCTTGGCAGGACACCTGAGGATATAGTGGCTGTCAGACCACTTAGGAAGGGTGTTGTGGAGAGCGTGGCACAAGCAGAGGCGCTTATAATCCATGCAATAGAAATGGGTGCAGGTGACATATCAGAGATCGAAAGGATAGTCATAGGCATTCCAGGTAACGCATCAGAAGTTGAAAGGAATGCAGTTGAAGAAATTGGCAAGAGAGCTGGCGTAAAATACATTCTAGTTATAAGTGAGGGTCTTGCAGCGGCAATAGGCGCAGGATTGCCAATAGCTGAAGCCTCAGGTACTATGGTTATCGACATCGGCGCAGGATCAAGCGACATCGTCGTCATATCACTCGGGGGGATAACAGACATTGAAACAGTACGAGTCGGCGGCGATGACATAGACGAAAACATAGTAGAACTAGTTAAAGAAAAACATAATGTAGAGATAGGATTACACGAGGCCGAAAGGGCCAAAATCGAAGTTGGCATGGTCCATTCAAAAACAGAATTTGAGAACGAAAAAACCACGGTAATAGGAAAATGTATGGAGACGAACAAACCAAAAGAGGTTGAAATAGATTCAAAATTGGTTGCTGATGCAGCAGAACCCGTTATCACAAAAGTTATAGATGCAATTTCAAAGGTTCTTGAAAGATTATCACCAGAACTCATATCAGGAGTATACAAAAGGACAATATTGGTTGGGGGCACATCCCTCCTAAGAGGGCTTAAAGAAAGAATCTACGAGGAGGTAGGCATCCCAGCCGAGGTATCAGAAGACCCCATGACCGTAGTGGCGAAAGGAACAGCCATCGTCGCAGCCGAACCAAGAGCACTAGAACCGGAAGTAAGACTAAAAGCCATGAAATAA
- the rnhB gene encoding ribonuclease HII has translation MKILGIDEAGRGPVIGPLIIAGVMLPKEKIKILEKLQVKDSKKLTPRKRTYLAKKIKKISKYYITKIDAPTIDKLRKEGVNLNEIEKMAIVDIISKARPDHAIIDSIDIKPQRFEKEIKKLIKYKINIKAEHGADKKYPIVSAASIIAKNQREQEIEKIKRKYKVEFGSGYPNDPLTKKFLSSLEHDKLPDFIRKSWATIKNMQKN, from the coding sequence ATGAAAATACTCGGAATCGACGAAGCAGGTAGAGGACCCGTTATAGGACCCCTCATAATAGCAGGGGTCATGCTACCAAAAGAAAAAATAAAAATCCTCGAAAAACTCCAAGTTAAAGACTCCAAAAAACTCACACCAAGAAAACGCACATACCTCGCTAAAAAGATAAAAAAAATCAGCAAATATTATATAACAAAAATAGACGCCCCAACCATAGACAAATTACGCAAAGAGGGTGTTAACCTCAACGAAATAGAAAAAATGGCCATCGTAGATATCATCAGCAAAGCCCGGCCAGACCATGCAATAATAGACTCGATTGACATAAAACCCCAAAGATTCGAAAAAGAAATAAAAAAATTAATAAAATATAAAATAAACATCAAAGCAGAACACGGTGCCGACAAAAAATATCCAATAGTATCAGCCGCATCCATAATAGCCAAAAATCAAAGAGAACAAGAAATAGAAAAAATAAAAAGAAAATACAAAGTAGAGTTCGGTTCGGGGTACCCTAACGACCCCCTTACAAAAAAATTCCTATCCAGCCTAGAACATGATAAACTACCAGATTTCATAAGAAAATCATGGGCCACAATAAAAAACATGCAAAAAAACTAG
- a CDS encoding MotA/TolQ/ExbB proton channel family protein, with protein MITDPIINSITTILEMFRSGGIITYAIAIIGIYGLSLSIEKIYYLRKISRISTPEIIGIVNDSMEKGGALEALRAIGQYQNPISKIISEALKIGYRNKAEVEDAMERVFIVEMSNMTRGLGTLKTIIEIAPLLGLIGTVIGIWHTFKVLGVNADPTSMAQGIYIALITTIAGLTVAILLLPFYSYITSRIEAEIDKIELIKKMTNWNYAIMKIKVEGNLEAVMEALRESEGIVNVKPINEPEANLQVAFKPSMLEKSINNIILEKCNKSADIIESRLKQ; from the coding sequence ATGATCACAGACCCAATAATAAATTCCATCACAACAATACTAGAAATGTTCAGAAGCGGGGGCATAATCACCTACGCCATCGCAATCATAGGAATATACGGCTTATCACTCTCCATAGAAAAAATATATTATCTACGCAAAATATCACGTATCAGCACACCAGAAATCATAGGGATAGTCAACGATTCCATGGAAAAAGGAGGCGCCCTAGAAGCCCTCAGAGCCATAGGACAGTACCAAAACCCAATCTCGAAAATAATCTCAGAAGCTCTCAAAATAGGCTACAGGAACAAGGCAGAAGTCGAAGATGCCATGGAAAGAGTTTTCATCGTCGAAATGAGCAATATGACCCGTGGCCTCGGCACCCTCAAGACAATAATCGAAATCGCACCACTACTAGGTCTTATAGGCACAGTCATAGGAATATGGCACACATTCAAAGTCCTTGGAGTTAACGCAGACCCCACTTCAATGGCGCAAGGAATCTACATAGCCCTTATAACAACCATAGCAGGGCTCACAGTCGCAATCCTACTACTACCATTCTACTCATACATAACAAGCAGAATAGAAGCTGAAATAGATAAAATAGAACTTATAAAAAAGATGACAAACTGGAATTATGCGATTATGAAAATTAAAGTGGAAGGAAACCTTGAAGCTGTGATGGAAGCCCTAAGAGAATCAGAGGGTATAGTTAACGTGAAACCCATCAACGAACCCGAAGCAAACCTACAAGTAGCATTCAAACCTAGCATGCTAGAAAAGAGTATAAACAACATAATACTCGAAAAATGTAACAAAAGCGCAGATATAATAGAAAGCAGACTAAAACAATAA
- a CDS encoding biopolymer transporter ExbD: protein MPIDVERYKRKIRRANPRFNLVPFIDILFTLLIFLVVTSSFQGINEGASSSGKPEPGESLGPSEYYLIPVAGLTKVMVNGVDKSEYIRNSAIAVHTRVLDEGEITIRPREGLIIIQTPPGFPVDKAVKSPA, encoded by the coding sequence TTGCCCATTGACGTTGAAAGATATAAAAGGAAGATTAGAAGGGCCAACCCACGCTTCAACCTCGTCCCATTTATAGACATACTATTTACCTTACTCATTTTCCTTGTTGTAACGAGCAGTTTTCAAGGAATAAATGAGGGAGCATCCTCCTCAGGCAAACCAGAACCAGGAGAAAGTTTAGGCCCCTCTGAATATTATCTGATCCCCGTGGCCGGCTTGACAAAGGTTATGGTCAATGGTGTTGATAAATCAGAATATATAAGAAATAGTGCGATTGCAGTCCATACACGCGTATTAGATGAAGGCGAAATAACAATAAGACCAAGGGAGGGTCTTATAATCATACAAACACCACCAGGTTTCCCTGTAGATAAAGCAGTTAAGAGTCCAGCATAG
- a CDS encoding IMP cyclohydrolase: MYLGRILAVGSNEDGVFAAYRVSSRSFPNRIAKKFEDRIAIIPKEGHETDVFKNPYIAYNCIRIVEDTAIVSNGSHTDVIADKISLGMNIRDAIALSLLTMDYEKDELNTPRIAAAIKDDGEGHIGIVTSHNIQVERVPSGSSYYISTYEHTTPRRVKFEAENADEAAAYIMDGGEFSKFTNPVTAAAAFKGDLKWELSTI, encoded by the coding sequence ATGTATCTTGGTAGAATATTAGCTGTTGGAAGCAACGAAGATGGCGTATTCGCCGCTTATAGGGTGTCGAGCAGATCATTCCCCAATAGGATCGCTAAGAAATTCGAGGACAGAATCGCCATCATCCCTAAGGAGGGCCACGAAACCGATGTCTTCAAGAACCCTTATATCGCATACAATTGTATAAGGATAGTAGAGGATACAGCAATAGTATCCAATGGTTCACACACAGATGTGATAGCCGATAAGATAAGTTTGGGCATGAACATAAGGGATGCTATAGCATTATCCCTACTTACAATGGACTATGAAAAGGATGAACTAAACACTCCAAGGATAGCAGCAGCCATAAAAGATGATGGTGAAGGCCATATAGGGATAGTAACCTCCCATAATATACAAGTAGAGAGGGTGCCAAGTGGGAGCTCATATTACATATCCACATATGAACATACAACACCTAGAAGAGTTAAATTCGAGGCTGAGAACGCGGATGAAGCAGCCGCTTATATAATGGATGGGGGAGAATTCTCGAAGTTCACAAATCCAGTAACAGCGGCAGCAGCTTTTAAAGGGGACCTGAAATGGGAACTTAGCACCATTTAA
- a CDS encoding coenzyme F420-0:L-glutamate ligase — MEIKIIGLSTIPLIKKGDDLATLIIEASEREGIKIEDGDIIVIAETVVSKAEGNIINLKEIKPGSLAKRLAEQTGKDPSLVEAILRESKDIIKVGHDFIISETKHGFICANAGIDESNVEEGMATPLPEDPDNTAENIRLSLINKLGKDISVIIADTQGRPFREGAIGVAVGVSGMNPIWDRRGETDLYGKSLKTTKIAVADEIASAASMLMGQANEGIPIVIIKGYHHNHLKGKGTSKDLLRPKELDVFR; from the coding sequence TTGGAGATAAAAATTATAGGACTTTCCACAATCCCCCTTATAAAAAAGGGCGACGATTTGGCGACTCTTATCATCGAAGCTTCTGAGAGGGAAGGTATAAAGATCGAAGATGGGGATATTATTGTTATCGCAGAGACCGTAGTATCCAAGGCTGAGGGAAACATAATAAACCTTAAAGAAATAAAACCTGGATCACTGGCTAAAAGATTAGCCGAGCAGACCGGTAAAGACCCTAGTTTAGTTGAAGCAATATTGAGAGAATCAAAGGATATAATAAAAGTTGGGCACGATTTTATAATTTCTGAAACAAAGCATGGGTTTATATGCGCAAATGCTGGTATAGATGAATCAAATGTTGAAGAGGGGATGGCAACACCCCTACCAGAGGATCCGGATAATACAGCAGAAAACATAAGATTATCTTTAATAAACAAATTAGGGAAGGATATCAGCGTTATAATAGCTGATACACAAGGACGTCCTTTCAGGGAAGGTGCTATTGGGGTTGCCGTGGGAGTTTCAGGCATGAACCCGATTTGGGATAGGAGGGGAGAAACAGACCTTTATGGTAAGAGTCTGAAAACAACAAAGATTGCGGTTGCAGATGAGATAGCATCAGCAGCTTCCATGTTAATGGGACAAGCAAACGAAGGAATACCCATTGTCATAATAAAAGGCTACCATCACAACCATCTTAAAGGCAAAGGCACATCCAAAGACCTTTTAAGGCCAAAAGAATTGGATGTTTTCCGTTGA
- the cofD gene encoding 2-phospho-L-lactate transferase, protein MITVLSGGTGTPKLLQGMKKIINPSQITVIVNTVENDYFSGLYVAPDIDTVLYTLADIINEDTWYGIRDDTFITHEMLKRLGCPELLRIGDKDRAFKIQKTLLLENHSLSEAVDIQRKALGIKSQVIPMSDEPSEIKILTEKGLMSFHQFLIKENSEPEVIDIQYNIVKPAPGVIKAIKDSEMVIIGPSNPVTSIGPIISTKGVKRALEQVFVTAVSPIAGGAPFSGPAAKFMKALGYEVSSMGVCQIYADFLDKFVIDEKDSHLKEKIEKLIKEVTITKTKMENLEDKIRLARIILGEIV, encoded by the coding sequence ATGATAACCGTATTATCTGGGGGTACAGGAACTCCTAAACTCCTCCAAGGGATGAAGAAGATTATCAACCCATCCCAGATCACTGTGATAGTTAACACAGTGGAGAATGACTATTTCTCGGGCTTATATGTTGCACCTGACATTGACACAGTCCTTTATACCTTGGCAGATATTATAAACGAGGACACATGGTATGGTATAAGAGATGATACATTCATCACACATGAAATGTTAAAAAGGCTGGGATGCCCCGAACTTTTAAGGATAGGCGACAAGGACCGTGCATTCAAGATCCAAAAAACACTACTATTAGAAAATCATAGTCTTTCAGAAGCTGTAGATATCCAAAGGAAGGCCCTTGGTATAAAATCGCAAGTAATACCAATGAGCGACGAGCCCTCAGAGATAAAAATACTAACAGAAAAGGGGCTGATGAGCTTCCACCAATTCCTCATAAAAGAAAATTCCGAACCTGAAGTTATAGACATACAATATAATATCGTGAAACCGGCGCCCGGCGTTATAAAGGCTATAAAGGATTCAGAGATGGTTATCATAGGACCATCCAATCCGGTGACTTCCATTGGCCCGATAATCTCAACAAAGGGGGTTAAAAGGGCACTAGAGCAGGTTTTCGTGACCGCAGTATCTCCTATTGCTGGTGGAGCACCCTTCAGCGGCCCTGCAGCGAAGTTCATGAAGGCTTTAGGTTATGAGGTGTCCTCTATGGGGGTTTGCCAAATTTATGCAGATTTTCTGGACAAATTTGTCATTGATGAAAAGGATTCCCATTTAAAAGAAAAAATAGAAAAACTAATAAAAGAGGTTACGATAACAAAGACCAAGATGGAAAATCTTGAAGACAAAATACGGTTGGCTAGAATAATTTTAGGTGAAATAGTATGA
- a CDS encoding GTP cyclohydrolase IIa, producing MIQMTLIQIDNYGPWTVTPTPRRESDLQILQAELYADLQRQFAAKQGLVFFMRFDNMLAISNGMDMEDHLRIQESIGNRYPITVSMGVGTAQTPYDAQRKATRALQSHGGAQSEDRKEVLAIDGLADENGFVQIAHIDINGITETLTDTMPAYDTSFVVNRVQHFLMKKLIKKGSLLFFIGGDNFMSPCNGLAPEGLLKIINEIKNEINIALKAGIGKAPTAEKAANLADLALEEIRGGFTYDLVHLMKE from the coding sequence ATGATCCAAATGACCCTAATCCAAATAGATAATTATGGACCATGGACTGTAACCCCCACCCCCCGGCGGGAGTCAGATCTTCAAATATTACAAGCCGAACTTTACGCTGACCTTCAAAGACAATTCGCCGCAAAACAGGGACTAGTTTTTTTCATGAGATTTGATAATATGCTCGCCATAAGTAATGGCATGGACATGGAAGACCATCTGAGAATACAAGAGTCCATAGGTAACAGGTACCCGATAACTGTGAGCATGGGGGTTGGAACAGCACAGACACCCTATGATGCGCAGAGAAAAGCTACAAGGGCCCTTCAGAGTCATGGTGGCGCACAGTCCGAGGACAGGAAGGAAGTGCTTGCAATTGACGGTTTAGCTGATGAAAACGGTTTTGTGCAAATAGCCCACATTGACATTAACGGGATAACAGAAACACTCACTGATACTATGCCAGCCTATGACACATCCTTTGTGGTTAACCGAGTCCAACATTTTTTAATGAAAAAACTGATCAAAAAAGGTTCGCTACTATTTTTCATAGGCGGAGACAATTTCATGTCCCCTTGTAATGGTCTGGCACCAGAAGGATTGCTCAAGATCATAAATGAGATAAAAAATGAGATAAACATAGCATTAAAAGCAGGTATAGGTAAAGCTCCAACAGCTGAGAAGGCAGCTAACCTGGCAGATCTTGCACTTGAAGAGATAAGAGGCGGTTTCACCTACGATTTAGTACATCTCATGAAGGAATGA
- a CDS encoding tRNA-dihydrouridine synthase, with product MAGISNARFCLKLIPYGFNMVTLGGYNADKPTVKAAKKIMERGRLEFDFSADELPIIIQKEVSLIKDRTDVMVSVNLRAVTPDPIIEISRINEVDVVEINAHCRQGELTSIGCGQALLMDLERLEDFTREVVRRSDSKVSVKIRGNIPGVDEVEVAKVLDDSGVDYIHLDAMKPGFDCADFKLVNGVSKVIENATLIGNNSIRDLESARRMLKAGADGISIARAAINGKLSFNLSLL from the coding sequence ATGGCCGGCATTTCTAATGCAAGATTTTGTCTCAAACTCATCCCCTATGGTTTTAACATGGTCACTTTAGGGGGCTACAACGCTGATAAACCAACAGTAAAAGCCGCCAAGAAAATAATGGAAAGGGGAAGATTAGAGTTCGATTTTAGTGCTGATGAATTACCAATTATAATCCAAAAGGAAGTTTCTCTGATAAAAGACAGAACAGATGTTATGGTATCTGTTAATTTGAGGGCGGTCACACCAGATCCTATTATAGAAATTTCAAGGATAAATGAAGTCGACGTTGTGGAGATAAATGCACATTGCCGTCAAGGAGAGCTTACAAGCATTGGCTGCGGCCAAGCCCTTTTAATGGATCTTGAAAGATTGGAAGATTTCACAAGGGAGGTTGTAAGAAGATCGGATTCAAAGGTTTCAGTTAAGATAAGAGGTAACATACCAGGAGTTGATGAAGTGGAGGTTGCCAAAGTTTTGGATGACAGCGGGGTGGATTATATCCATTTAGATGCTATGAAACCCGGTTTTGATTGTGCAGATTTTAAACTAGTAAATGGAGTGAGTAAGGTGATAGAAAATGCTACTTTGATAGGTAATAATTCTATAAGGGACTTAGAGTCTGCTAGGAGGATGTTAAAGGCGGGTGCGGATGGTATATCCATTGCGAGGGCTGCTATAAATGGAAAATTATCATTTAACCTATCATTATTATGA